In the genome of Pieris napi chromosome 16, ilPieNapi1.2, whole genome shotgun sequence, one region contains:
- the LOC125057051 gene encoding fasciclin-2-like isoform X1 yields MRSSRGRTTGVAALALMLAALTGCSAQNLRIYPMQKQQTVAVGKSVVLTCQADASDPALVSQPHWRDPKGQIINEAASGTRPEIYTEPMPAKQLQLLYISSITPAMAGNYTCEATFTNMPLSASVVLDTFVAITWTNANENQYATKGKDFKVMCEVTAEPAPSVDWFKEGTPILTGDRYVIDVNGLLIKSIEESDDGTYTCRAVVIQTGELAERNIKLEVYTAPEMEERETRVVIKEGESASITCKARGKPPPTYSWIKASTRENLGTASRFSVNEIKGLLTFDRVEAGDYGKYICSAVNQAGHNETEIEVEVLVPPKIFELYNTTAAEKTEGRLECKASGRPAPRISFRKLSSSERLLNGPNDDGRIIIETSNRQTGDQMQSSAVITITSLNRTDDGLYECVAENEGGEARKNGHLTVQFKPTFEHMTNVPIWSWNSQPVNISCIAESIPNATIKWKFHDVDLIESPQVRIYGSGPISYVTVTPTDRSLYGVYKCIATNTLGEAEHINQLREAFPPGTVTQAKQETITATSVSFSIVGPPEEMGPPILAYTTQYKENGNYDWNLAMNRTWSANSPYIVENLRPMYSYDFRFAAVNRVGVGSWGAPITVIMPRRSPPEQPKWREAVSSESLIHGKFADRYELQWKVPAHNGEPIDMYEISYCPVMKVSGEWRISGESDCLTEELKSYEAINYEVRGLQPDTRYRMHVRAHNILGYSLPAQLYVQTALGVERSGFAPPQLLSSGAIVGIALAGVLICLLIVDLLLFCFRRQGVIATICGKRVKTHKDDETKLGSLYGWRFPLPYCSTKPRAPPSPAPLPPPVKLVPTPTDEKEPLKETGDDAIKRNSSVEFDGRRVYATSGGPIIGKNSAV; encoded by the exons GATGTTCAGCTCAGAACCTGAGGATATACCCGATGCAGAAGCAGCAAACGGTGGCTGTTGGGAAGTCTGTGGTGCTAACGTGCCAGGCTGATGCGTCGGACCCCGCCCTAGTGTCACAACCGCACTGGAGGGATCCTAAAGGCCAAATTATTAATGAGGCTGC GTCTGGCACGCGACCCGAAATCTACACCGAGCCAATGCCCGCGAAACAACTTCAGCTATTATACATATCGTCAATCACGCCGGCGATGGCAGGCAATTACACTTGTGAAGCAACCTTCACCAACATGCCGCTTAGTGCTAGCGTTGTTCTGGACACTTTTG tggCAATTACATGGACAAATGCGAATGAAAATCAGTATGCGACGAAAGGAAAAGACTTTAAAGTAATGTGCGAAGTGACTGCCGAGCCCGCACCTTCAGTGGATTGGTTTAAGGAAGGCACTCcc ATTTTGACTGGTGATCGATACGTCATTGATGTCAACGgtctattaattaaaagtattgaGGAAAGCGATGACGGAACATATACATGCAGGGCTGTTGTCATTCAAACTGGAGAACTAGCTGAAAGGAATATTAAACTCGAG GTATACACAGCTCCAGAAATGGAAGAAAGAGAAACAAGAGTGGTCATTAAAGAAGGAGAGTCTGCGTCAATCACCTGCAAAGCAAGAGGAAAGCCACCACCAACGTATTCTTGGATCAAAGCTTCAACACGAGAG AATTTGGGAACTGCCTCTCGGTTCAGCGTGAACGAAATTAAAGGTCTACTTACATTTGATCGCGTAGAGGCTGGTGACTACGGCAAATATATTTGCAGTGCTGTCAATCAGGCGGGTCATAACGAGACGGAAATCGAAGTAGAGGTTTTAGTTccaccaaaaatatttgaactaTATAACACAACGGCTGCCGAGAAAACCGAGGGCAGATTAGAATGTAAAGCCTCAGGTAGACCTGCACCAAGGATTAGCTTTAGGAAATTGAGCAGCTCTGAGCGGCTTCTAAACGGTCCTAATGATGATGGaag gaTCATAATTGAAACCAGTAATCGCCAAACGGGTGACCAGATGCAGTCAAGTGCGGTGATTACTATTACGTCTTTGAATAGAACGGACGATGGCTTATATGAATGCGTCGCTGAAAACGAAG GTGGTGAAGCAAGAAAGAACGGACATTTAACTGTTCAATTTAAGCCAACATTTGAACATATGACGAATGTACCGATATGGAGTTGGAATTCACAACCTGTGAACATCAGTTGCATCGCCGAAAGTATTCCCAACGCAACTATTAAATGGAA GTTCCACGATGTCGATCTAATCGAGTCTCCACAAGTGAGAATATACGGATCGGGACCCATTAGCTACGTGACAGTCACGCCCACCGATAGAAGTCTTTACGGCGTTTACAAATGTATAGCGACCAACACATTGGGAGAGGCCGAACATATCAACCAATTAAGAGAAGCTTTCCCTCCAGGCACTGTTACTCAA gCTAAACAAGAGACTATCACAGCCACTTCCGTATCATTCAGCATAGTTGGGCCACCCGAAGAGATGGGCCCTCCGATCCTCGCATACACAACTCAATACAAGGAAAACGGCAACTACGATTGGAATTTAGCTATGAATAGAACGTGGTCTGCTAACTCCCCTTACATCGTTGAGAACTTGAGACCTATGTACTCCTATGACTTTAGATTTGCGGCAGTAAATCGAGTTGGCGTTGGAAGTTGGGGCGCTCCAATCACTGTTATTATGCCTAGGAG GTCTCCTCCAGAACAACCTAAGTGGAGAGAAGCAGTGAGTTCTGAATCGCTGATTCATGGAAAGTTTGCCGATAGATACGAATTGCAATGGAAAGTGCCGGCTCACAACGGTGAACCGATCGATATGTATGAAATAAGCTATTGTCCA gTCATGAAAGTTAGCGGCGAATGGCGCATATCAGGAGAATCGGATTGTTTGACGGAAGAGCTAAAGTCATACGAAGCTATTAACTACGAAGTCCGAGGTCTTCAGCCAGACACTAGATACAGAATGCACGTCAGAGCTCACAATATACTGGGCTACTCCTTGCCAGCCCAGCTCTACGTACAGACGGCCCTCG gTGTTGAACGGTCAGGATTTGCACCACCTCAACTGCTTTCAAGTGGAGCCATAGTAGGGATAGCGCTGGCCGGTGTCCTGATCTGCCTTCTCATAGTGGATCTCCTCCTCTTCTGCTTCCGAAGGCAAGGTGTCATTGCAACGATCTGTGGTAAACGCGTTAAGACACACAAGGATGACGAAACAAAATTAGGAag TCTGTACGGTTGGCGCTTCCCGCTCCCTTATTGCAGCACGAAGCCGCGAGCCCCGCCCTCCCCCGCGCCGCTGCCGCCTCCGGTCAAGCTCGTGCCGACACCAAC GGATGAAAAGGAGCCGCTGAAGGAGACAGGCGATGATGCTATCAAAAGGAATTCTTCGGTAGAGTTTGACGGCCGCAGAGTTTACGCTACCAGTGGAGGACCTATTATTGGGAAAAACTCGGcggtttaa
- the LOC125057051 gene encoding fasciclin-2-like isoform X4, whose translation MRSSRGRTTGVAALALMLAALTGCSAQNLRIYPMQKQQTVAVGKSVVLTCQADASDPALVSQPHWRDPKGQIINEAASGTRPEIYTEPMPAKQLQLLYISSITPAMAGNYTCEATFTNMPLSASVVLDTFVAITWTNANENQYATKGKDFKVMCEVTAEPAPSVDWFKEGTPILTGDRYVIDVNGLLIKSIEESDDGTYTCRAVVIQTGELAERNIKLEVYTAPEMEERETRVVIKEGESASITCKARGKPPPTYSWIKASTRENLGTASRFSVNEIKGLLTFDRVEAGDYGKYICSAVNQAGHNETEIEVEVLVPPKIFELYNTTAAEKTEGRLECKASGRPAPRISFRKLSSSERLLNGPNDDGRIIIETSNRQTGDQMQSSAVITITSLNRTDDGLYECVAENEGGEARKNGHLTVQFKPTFEHMTNVPIWSWNSQPVNISCIAESIPNATIKWKFHDVDLIESPQVRIYGSGPISYVTVTPTDRSLYGVYKCIATNTLGEAEHINQLREAFPPGTVTQAKQETITATSVSFSIVGPPEEMGPPILAYTTQYKENGNYDWNLAMNRTWSANSPYIVENLRPMYSYDFRFAAVNRVGVGSWGAPITVIMPRRSPPEQPKWREAVSSESLIHGKFADRYELQWKVPAHNGEPIDMYEISYCPVMKVSGEWRISGESDCLTEELKSYEAINYEVRGLQPDTRYRMHVRAHNILGYSLPAQLYVQTALGVERSGFAPPQLLSSGAIVGIALAGVLICLLIVDLLLFCFRRQGVIATICGKRVKTHKDDETKLGRDEKEPLKETGDDAIKRNSSVEFDGRRVYATSGGPIIGKNSAV comes from the exons GATGTTCAGCTCAGAACCTGAGGATATACCCGATGCAGAAGCAGCAAACGGTGGCTGTTGGGAAGTCTGTGGTGCTAACGTGCCAGGCTGATGCGTCGGACCCCGCCCTAGTGTCACAACCGCACTGGAGGGATCCTAAAGGCCAAATTATTAATGAGGCTGC GTCTGGCACGCGACCCGAAATCTACACCGAGCCAATGCCCGCGAAACAACTTCAGCTATTATACATATCGTCAATCACGCCGGCGATGGCAGGCAATTACACTTGTGAAGCAACCTTCACCAACATGCCGCTTAGTGCTAGCGTTGTTCTGGACACTTTTG tggCAATTACATGGACAAATGCGAATGAAAATCAGTATGCGACGAAAGGAAAAGACTTTAAAGTAATGTGCGAAGTGACTGCCGAGCCCGCACCTTCAGTGGATTGGTTTAAGGAAGGCACTCcc ATTTTGACTGGTGATCGATACGTCATTGATGTCAACGgtctattaattaaaagtattgaGGAAAGCGATGACGGAACATATACATGCAGGGCTGTTGTCATTCAAACTGGAGAACTAGCTGAAAGGAATATTAAACTCGAG GTATACACAGCTCCAGAAATGGAAGAAAGAGAAACAAGAGTGGTCATTAAAGAAGGAGAGTCTGCGTCAATCACCTGCAAAGCAAGAGGAAAGCCACCACCAACGTATTCTTGGATCAAAGCTTCAACACGAGAG AATTTGGGAACTGCCTCTCGGTTCAGCGTGAACGAAATTAAAGGTCTACTTACATTTGATCGCGTAGAGGCTGGTGACTACGGCAAATATATTTGCAGTGCTGTCAATCAGGCGGGTCATAACGAGACGGAAATCGAAGTAGAGGTTTTAGTTccaccaaaaatatttgaactaTATAACACAACGGCTGCCGAGAAAACCGAGGGCAGATTAGAATGTAAAGCCTCAGGTAGACCTGCACCAAGGATTAGCTTTAGGAAATTGAGCAGCTCTGAGCGGCTTCTAAACGGTCCTAATGATGATGGaag gaTCATAATTGAAACCAGTAATCGCCAAACGGGTGACCAGATGCAGTCAAGTGCGGTGATTACTATTACGTCTTTGAATAGAACGGACGATGGCTTATATGAATGCGTCGCTGAAAACGAAG GTGGTGAAGCAAGAAAGAACGGACATTTAACTGTTCAATTTAAGCCAACATTTGAACATATGACGAATGTACCGATATGGAGTTGGAATTCACAACCTGTGAACATCAGTTGCATCGCCGAAAGTATTCCCAACGCAACTATTAAATGGAA GTTCCACGATGTCGATCTAATCGAGTCTCCACAAGTGAGAATATACGGATCGGGACCCATTAGCTACGTGACAGTCACGCCCACCGATAGAAGTCTTTACGGCGTTTACAAATGTATAGCGACCAACACATTGGGAGAGGCCGAACATATCAACCAATTAAGAGAAGCTTTCCCTCCAGGCACTGTTACTCAA gCTAAACAAGAGACTATCACAGCCACTTCCGTATCATTCAGCATAGTTGGGCCACCCGAAGAGATGGGCCCTCCGATCCTCGCATACACAACTCAATACAAGGAAAACGGCAACTACGATTGGAATTTAGCTATGAATAGAACGTGGTCTGCTAACTCCCCTTACATCGTTGAGAACTTGAGACCTATGTACTCCTATGACTTTAGATTTGCGGCAGTAAATCGAGTTGGCGTTGGAAGTTGGGGCGCTCCAATCACTGTTATTATGCCTAGGAG GTCTCCTCCAGAACAACCTAAGTGGAGAGAAGCAGTGAGTTCTGAATCGCTGATTCATGGAAAGTTTGCCGATAGATACGAATTGCAATGGAAAGTGCCGGCTCACAACGGTGAACCGATCGATATGTATGAAATAAGCTATTGTCCA gTCATGAAAGTTAGCGGCGAATGGCGCATATCAGGAGAATCGGATTGTTTGACGGAAGAGCTAAAGTCATACGAAGCTATTAACTACGAAGTCCGAGGTCTTCAGCCAGACACTAGATACAGAATGCACGTCAGAGCTCACAATATACTGGGCTACTCCTTGCCAGCCCAGCTCTACGTACAGACGGCCCTCG gTGTTGAACGGTCAGGATTTGCACCACCTCAACTGCTTTCAAGTGGAGCCATAGTAGGGATAGCGCTGGCCGGTGTCCTGATCTGCCTTCTCATAGTGGATCTCCTCCTCTTCTGCTTCCGAAGGCAAGGTGTCATTGCAACGATCTGTGGTAAACGCGTTAAGACACACAAGGATGACGAAACAAAATTAGGAag GGATGAAAAGGAGCCGCTGAAGGAGACAGGCGATGATGCTATCAAAAGGAATTCTTCGGTAGAGTTTGACGGCCGCAGAGTTTACGCTACCAGTGGAGGACCTATTATTGGGAAAAACTCGGcggtttaa
- the LOC125057051 gene encoding fasciclin-2-like isoform X2 has product MRSSRGRTTGVAALALMLAALTGCSAQNLRIYPMQKQQTVAVGKSVVLTCQADASDPALVSQPHWRDPKGQIINEAASGTRPEIYTEPMPAKQLQLLYISSITPAMAGNYTCEATFTNMPLSASVVLDTFVAITWTNANENQYATKGKDFKVMCEVTAEPAPSVDWFKEGTPILTGDRYVIDVNGLLIKSIEESDDGTYTCRAVVIQTGELAERNIKLEVYTAPEMEERETRVVIKEGESASITCKARGKPPPTYSWIKASTRENLGTASRFSVNEIKGLLTFDRVEAGDYGKYICSAVNQAGHNETEIEVEVLVPPKIFELYNTTAAEKTEGRLECKASGRPAPRISFRKLSSSERLLNGPNDDGRIIIETSNRQTGDQMQSSAVITITSLNRTDDGLYECVAENEGGEARKNGHLTVQFKPTFEHMTNVPIWSWNSQPVNISCIAESIPNATIKWKFHDVDLIESPQVRIYGSGPISYVTVTPTDRSLYGVYKCIATNTLGEAEHINQLREAFPPGTVTQAKQETITATSVSFSIVGPPEEMGPPILAYTTQYKENGNYDWNLAMNRTWSANSPYIVENLRPMYSYDFRFAAVNRVGVGSWGAPITVIMPRRSPPEQPKWREAVSSESLIHGKFADRYELQWKVPAHNGEPIDMYEISYCPVMKVSGEWRISGESDCLTEELKSYEAINYEVRGLQPDTRYRMHVRAHNILGYSLPAQLYVQTALGVERSGFAPPQLLSSGAIVGIALAGVLICLLIVDLLLFCFRRQGVIATICGKRVKTHKDDETKLGSTKPRAPPSPAPLPPPVKLVPTPTDEKEPLKETGDDAIKRNSSVEFDGRRVYATSGGPIIGKNSAV; this is encoded by the exons GATGTTCAGCTCAGAACCTGAGGATATACCCGATGCAGAAGCAGCAAACGGTGGCTGTTGGGAAGTCTGTGGTGCTAACGTGCCAGGCTGATGCGTCGGACCCCGCCCTAGTGTCACAACCGCACTGGAGGGATCCTAAAGGCCAAATTATTAATGAGGCTGC GTCTGGCACGCGACCCGAAATCTACACCGAGCCAATGCCCGCGAAACAACTTCAGCTATTATACATATCGTCAATCACGCCGGCGATGGCAGGCAATTACACTTGTGAAGCAACCTTCACCAACATGCCGCTTAGTGCTAGCGTTGTTCTGGACACTTTTG tggCAATTACATGGACAAATGCGAATGAAAATCAGTATGCGACGAAAGGAAAAGACTTTAAAGTAATGTGCGAAGTGACTGCCGAGCCCGCACCTTCAGTGGATTGGTTTAAGGAAGGCACTCcc ATTTTGACTGGTGATCGATACGTCATTGATGTCAACGgtctattaattaaaagtattgaGGAAAGCGATGACGGAACATATACATGCAGGGCTGTTGTCATTCAAACTGGAGAACTAGCTGAAAGGAATATTAAACTCGAG GTATACACAGCTCCAGAAATGGAAGAAAGAGAAACAAGAGTGGTCATTAAAGAAGGAGAGTCTGCGTCAATCACCTGCAAAGCAAGAGGAAAGCCACCACCAACGTATTCTTGGATCAAAGCTTCAACACGAGAG AATTTGGGAACTGCCTCTCGGTTCAGCGTGAACGAAATTAAAGGTCTACTTACATTTGATCGCGTAGAGGCTGGTGACTACGGCAAATATATTTGCAGTGCTGTCAATCAGGCGGGTCATAACGAGACGGAAATCGAAGTAGAGGTTTTAGTTccaccaaaaatatttgaactaTATAACACAACGGCTGCCGAGAAAACCGAGGGCAGATTAGAATGTAAAGCCTCAGGTAGACCTGCACCAAGGATTAGCTTTAGGAAATTGAGCAGCTCTGAGCGGCTTCTAAACGGTCCTAATGATGATGGaag gaTCATAATTGAAACCAGTAATCGCCAAACGGGTGACCAGATGCAGTCAAGTGCGGTGATTACTATTACGTCTTTGAATAGAACGGACGATGGCTTATATGAATGCGTCGCTGAAAACGAAG GTGGTGAAGCAAGAAAGAACGGACATTTAACTGTTCAATTTAAGCCAACATTTGAACATATGACGAATGTACCGATATGGAGTTGGAATTCACAACCTGTGAACATCAGTTGCATCGCCGAAAGTATTCCCAACGCAACTATTAAATGGAA GTTCCACGATGTCGATCTAATCGAGTCTCCACAAGTGAGAATATACGGATCGGGACCCATTAGCTACGTGACAGTCACGCCCACCGATAGAAGTCTTTACGGCGTTTACAAATGTATAGCGACCAACACATTGGGAGAGGCCGAACATATCAACCAATTAAGAGAAGCTTTCCCTCCAGGCACTGTTACTCAA gCTAAACAAGAGACTATCACAGCCACTTCCGTATCATTCAGCATAGTTGGGCCACCCGAAGAGATGGGCCCTCCGATCCTCGCATACACAACTCAATACAAGGAAAACGGCAACTACGATTGGAATTTAGCTATGAATAGAACGTGGTCTGCTAACTCCCCTTACATCGTTGAGAACTTGAGACCTATGTACTCCTATGACTTTAGATTTGCGGCAGTAAATCGAGTTGGCGTTGGAAGTTGGGGCGCTCCAATCACTGTTATTATGCCTAGGAG GTCTCCTCCAGAACAACCTAAGTGGAGAGAAGCAGTGAGTTCTGAATCGCTGATTCATGGAAAGTTTGCCGATAGATACGAATTGCAATGGAAAGTGCCGGCTCACAACGGTGAACCGATCGATATGTATGAAATAAGCTATTGTCCA gTCATGAAAGTTAGCGGCGAATGGCGCATATCAGGAGAATCGGATTGTTTGACGGAAGAGCTAAAGTCATACGAAGCTATTAACTACGAAGTCCGAGGTCTTCAGCCAGACACTAGATACAGAATGCACGTCAGAGCTCACAATATACTGGGCTACTCCTTGCCAGCCCAGCTCTACGTACAGACGGCCCTCG gTGTTGAACGGTCAGGATTTGCACCACCTCAACTGCTTTCAAGTGGAGCCATAGTAGGGATAGCGCTGGCCGGTGTCCTGATCTGCCTTCTCATAGTGGATCTCCTCCTCTTCTGCTTCCGAAGGCAAGGTGTCATTGCAACGATCTGTGGTAAACGCGTTAAGACACACAAGGATGACGAAACAAAATTAGGAag CACGAAGCCGCGAGCCCCGCCCTCCCCCGCGCCGCTGCCGCCTCCGGTCAAGCTCGTGCCGACACCAAC GGATGAAAAGGAGCCGCTGAAGGAGACAGGCGATGATGCTATCAAAAGGAATTCTTCGGTAGAGTTTGACGGCCGCAGAGTTTACGCTACCAGTGGAGGACCTATTATTGGGAAAAACTCGGcggtttaa
- the LOC125057051 gene encoding fasciclin-2-like isoform X3 — translation MRSSRGRTTGVAALALMLAALTGCSAQNLRIYPMQKQQTVAVGKSVVLTCQADASDPALVSQPHWRDPKGQIINEAASGTRPEIYTEPMPAKQLQLLYISSITPAMAGNYTCEATFTNMPLSASVVLDTFVAITWTNANENQYATKGKDFKVMCEVTAEPAPSVDWFKEGTPILTGDRYVIDVNGLLIKSIEESDDGTYTCRAVVIQTGELAERNIKLEVYTAPEMEERETRVVIKEGESASITCKARGKPPPTYSWIKASTRENLGTASRFSVNEIKGLLTFDRVEAGDYGKYICSAVNQAGHNETEIEVEVLVPPKIFELYNTTAAEKTEGRLECKASGRPAPRISFRKLSSSERLLNGPNDDGRIIIETSNRQTGDQMQSSAVITITSLNRTDDGLYECVAENEGGEARKNGHLTVQFKPTFEHMTNVPIWSWNSQPVNISCIAESIPNATIKWKFHDVDLIESPQVRIYGSGPISYVTVTPTDRSLYGVYKCIATNTLGEAEHINQLREAFPPGTVTQAKQETITATSVSFSIVGPPEEMGPPILAYTTQYKENGNYDWNLAMNRTWSANSPYIVENLRPMYSYDFRFAAVNRVGVGSWGAPITVIMPRRSPPEQPKWREAVSSESLIHGKFADRYELQWKVPAHNGEPIDMYEISYCPVMKVSGEWRISGESDCLTEELKSYEAINYEVRGLQPDTRYRMHVRAHNILGYSLPAQLYVQTALGVERSGFAPPQLLSSGAIVGIALAGVLICLLIVDLLLFCFRRQGVIATICGKRVKTHKDDETKLGSYIPTTPVDEKEPLKETGDDAIKRNSSVEFDGRRVYATSGGPIIGKNSAV, via the exons GATGTTCAGCTCAGAACCTGAGGATATACCCGATGCAGAAGCAGCAAACGGTGGCTGTTGGGAAGTCTGTGGTGCTAACGTGCCAGGCTGATGCGTCGGACCCCGCCCTAGTGTCACAACCGCACTGGAGGGATCCTAAAGGCCAAATTATTAATGAGGCTGC GTCTGGCACGCGACCCGAAATCTACACCGAGCCAATGCCCGCGAAACAACTTCAGCTATTATACATATCGTCAATCACGCCGGCGATGGCAGGCAATTACACTTGTGAAGCAACCTTCACCAACATGCCGCTTAGTGCTAGCGTTGTTCTGGACACTTTTG tggCAATTACATGGACAAATGCGAATGAAAATCAGTATGCGACGAAAGGAAAAGACTTTAAAGTAATGTGCGAAGTGACTGCCGAGCCCGCACCTTCAGTGGATTGGTTTAAGGAAGGCACTCcc ATTTTGACTGGTGATCGATACGTCATTGATGTCAACGgtctattaattaaaagtattgaGGAAAGCGATGACGGAACATATACATGCAGGGCTGTTGTCATTCAAACTGGAGAACTAGCTGAAAGGAATATTAAACTCGAG GTATACACAGCTCCAGAAATGGAAGAAAGAGAAACAAGAGTGGTCATTAAAGAAGGAGAGTCTGCGTCAATCACCTGCAAAGCAAGAGGAAAGCCACCACCAACGTATTCTTGGATCAAAGCTTCAACACGAGAG AATTTGGGAACTGCCTCTCGGTTCAGCGTGAACGAAATTAAAGGTCTACTTACATTTGATCGCGTAGAGGCTGGTGACTACGGCAAATATATTTGCAGTGCTGTCAATCAGGCGGGTCATAACGAGACGGAAATCGAAGTAGAGGTTTTAGTTccaccaaaaatatttgaactaTATAACACAACGGCTGCCGAGAAAACCGAGGGCAGATTAGAATGTAAAGCCTCAGGTAGACCTGCACCAAGGATTAGCTTTAGGAAATTGAGCAGCTCTGAGCGGCTTCTAAACGGTCCTAATGATGATGGaag gaTCATAATTGAAACCAGTAATCGCCAAACGGGTGACCAGATGCAGTCAAGTGCGGTGATTACTATTACGTCTTTGAATAGAACGGACGATGGCTTATATGAATGCGTCGCTGAAAACGAAG GTGGTGAAGCAAGAAAGAACGGACATTTAACTGTTCAATTTAAGCCAACATTTGAACATATGACGAATGTACCGATATGGAGTTGGAATTCACAACCTGTGAACATCAGTTGCATCGCCGAAAGTATTCCCAACGCAACTATTAAATGGAA GTTCCACGATGTCGATCTAATCGAGTCTCCACAAGTGAGAATATACGGATCGGGACCCATTAGCTACGTGACAGTCACGCCCACCGATAGAAGTCTTTACGGCGTTTACAAATGTATAGCGACCAACACATTGGGAGAGGCCGAACATATCAACCAATTAAGAGAAGCTTTCCCTCCAGGCACTGTTACTCAA gCTAAACAAGAGACTATCACAGCCACTTCCGTATCATTCAGCATAGTTGGGCCACCCGAAGAGATGGGCCCTCCGATCCTCGCATACACAACTCAATACAAGGAAAACGGCAACTACGATTGGAATTTAGCTATGAATAGAACGTGGTCTGCTAACTCCCCTTACATCGTTGAGAACTTGAGACCTATGTACTCCTATGACTTTAGATTTGCGGCAGTAAATCGAGTTGGCGTTGGAAGTTGGGGCGCTCCAATCACTGTTATTATGCCTAGGAG GTCTCCTCCAGAACAACCTAAGTGGAGAGAAGCAGTGAGTTCTGAATCGCTGATTCATGGAAAGTTTGCCGATAGATACGAATTGCAATGGAAAGTGCCGGCTCACAACGGTGAACCGATCGATATGTATGAAATAAGCTATTGTCCA gTCATGAAAGTTAGCGGCGAATGGCGCATATCAGGAGAATCGGATTGTTTGACGGAAGAGCTAAAGTCATACGAAGCTATTAACTACGAAGTCCGAGGTCTTCAGCCAGACACTAGATACAGAATGCACGTCAGAGCTCACAATATACTGGGCTACTCCTTGCCAGCCCAGCTCTACGTACAGACGGCCCTCG gTGTTGAACGGTCAGGATTTGCACCACCTCAACTGCTTTCAAGTGGAGCCATAGTAGGGATAGCGCTGGCCGGTGTCCTGATCTGCCTTCTCATAGTGGATCTCCTCCTCTTCTGCTTCCGAAGGCAAGGTGTCATTGCAACGATCTGTGGTAAACGCGTTAAGACACACAAGGATGACGAAACAAAATTAGGAag TTATATTCCAACGACACCAGT GGATGAAAAGGAGCCGCTGAAGGAGACAGGCGATGATGCTATCAAAAGGAATTCTTCGGTAGAGTTTGACGGCCGCAGAGTTTACGCTACCAGTGGAGGACCTATTATTGGGAAAAACTCGGcggtttaa